A single region of the Thermococcus paralvinellae genome encodes:
- a CDS encoding phosphatase PAP2 family protein, translating into MNRGSFSVLSITLLTLLILEKLDILTGVNIAVYNHIPPTTSFLVKMVTNSASFGVFLIYIVLFMFLDFKRVRRITKLTLEFILALAVGMAIVGVLKVSTGVPRPNEVALNLPLYQMLLNVDYFAFPSGHTTRASIFAYFLSKRFPNYKPLWWSYAFLVALSRLLLQVHWLSDVLFALLLGVWVSMLVELTENIWLPIYSSVMEKLKLEVFKIE; encoded by the coding sequence TTGAATAGAGGATCATTTAGCGTATTGAGCATTACATTATTAACACTGCTAATATTGGAGAAGCTTGACATACTTACTGGAGTTAATATTGCAGTATACAACCACATCCCACCAACAACGTCCTTTCTAGTTAAGATGGTCACCAATTCAGCAAGTTTTGGAGTCTTTTTGATTTACATTGTACTTTTTATGTTCCTAGATTTTAAACGTGTTAGAAGGATTACTAAGCTAACTTTGGAGTTTATTCTTGCTCTCGCTGTAGGCATGGCTATTGTTGGTGTTTTAAAAGTCTCAACTGGGGTTCCAAGACCAAATGAAGTCGCGCTAAACCTGCCACTTTATCAGATGCTCTTAAATGTGGACTACTTTGCGTTTCCTTCTGGTCATACAACAAGAGCATCCATTTTTGCATATTTCTTAAGTAAACGCTTCCCTAATTATAAGCCTCTCTGGTGGAGTTATGCTTTTTTAGTTGCACTATCAAGACTATTACTACAAGTTCACTGGCTGAGTGATGTGTTATTTGCTCTGCTCCTTGGTGTATGGGTTTCGATGTTAGTAGAACTTACAGAAAACATCTGGTTGCCAATTTACAGTTCAGTTATGGAAAAATTAAAATTGGAGGTGTTCAAAATTGAATGA
- a CDS encoding COG2426 family protein has protein sequence MNEFIYIFLLSLVPTFEGRYAIVYGIGRGYPLWGTLLAAFLGVLLLSLVLPFVLPLIDVLMLKLEGTFLGRFAELYLRYVERVRKKAHPYIEKWGFIGLVIFVAIPLPGTGVWTGSLAAYIFGIEKRKTIPALLIGGLLSILITLIPSLGIVKLM, from the coding sequence TTGAATGAGTTCATATACATCTTCTTGCTTTCACTGGTTCCGACATTTGAAGGGAGATATGCCATTGTCTATGGGATTGGAAGAGGGTATCCACTATGGGGAACACTTTTAGCAGCTTTCCTAGGGGTTCTACTTCTTTCGCTTGTTCTACCGTTTGTGCTGCCTTTAATCGATGTTTTAATGCTTAAGCTTGAAGGGACTTTTTTGGGGAGATTTGCAGAGCTTTATCTGAGATATGTTGAAAGAGTCAGAAAGAAGGCTCATCCTTATATCGAAAAGTGGGGCTTTATAGGGTTAGTGATCTTCGTAGCGATTCCACTACCTGGAACTGGAGTTTGGACAGGAAGCTTAGCCGCTTACATATTTGGTATAGAGAAGAGAAAAACCATTCCAGCTTTGTTAATTGGCGGTTTGTTGAGTATTTTGATAACGCTAATACCCAGTTTGGGTATTGTAAAGTTGATGTAA
- a CDS encoding DUF2250 domain-containing protein, whose translation MEDYDKLIDILNLLTPLQVYILAHLRQANIDYAKSIAKMIEMPIEKVAESLEELEKLGIIERTHGAAIKRTEARFKLSAEVRKHHTYYRLTKEGRHLLRTIKTNNLLGEYLSNISGYRNTLELLLFLKKARYEHAATISRVFSVSLENTRNILRNLVKLNLIVECKPKVLKRKHRKAKPKKETRTQHNTTNYLDLENFF comes from the coding sequence TTGGAGGATTACGACAAATTAATAGATATTCTTAACTTACTGACACCACTACAAGTATACATACTGGCACACTTACGTCAAGCAAACATAGATTATGCCAAATCAATAGCCAAGATGATAGAGATGCCAATAGAAAAAGTTGCAGAATCCTTGGAGGAGCTGGAAAAACTTGGAATAATAGAGCGCACTCATGGGGCCGCTATTAAGAGAACCGAGGCAAGATTCAAACTGAGTGCTGAGGTTCGGAAGCATCACACTTATTACAGACTAACTAAAGAGGGAAGGCATCTGTTACGAACTATTAAAACAAACAACTTGCTCGGTGAATACCTGAGCAACATCTCTGGATACAGAAATACTTTAGAACTCTTATTATTTTTGAAAAAAGCCAGATATGAACATGCCGCCACGATATCCCGAGTATTTTCAGTAAGTCTTGAGAATACTCGAAACATACTTAGAAATCTTGTGAAACTAAACCTCATAGTCGAATGTAAGCCGAAAGTATTGAAAAGAAAGCATAGAAAGGCCAAACCCAAGAAGGAAACACGAACCCAGCACAATACTACAAATTATCTAGACTTGGAGAACTTCTTCTAA
- a CDS encoding sulfite exporter TauE/SafE family protein, with protein sequence MEIIISSIISGFISGLSLGLTGSGGSILAVPLLVYLVGLDPHLAVGTSLVAVGITAIIGLLLHLRQGNVLFKIGFVMAIPSILGIYIGSYLNKAVEGPILLVLFAFLMIVMGIKMMKESENKVISPDTDKEKTDFGRILVLGFVVGIASGFFGVGGGFLIVPALTIGAGLKMHKAVGTSLFVIVLNGFAGLISYELQGRPVDIPITLLFVIGGFVGNFIGTHVANSLSCKELKRVFALIVVIVAFYLIAINLPKVI encoded by the coding sequence GTGGAAATCATAATAAGCTCAATTATTTCAGGCTTTATATCCGGTTTATCCTTGGGTCTTACCGGTAGTGGCGGATCTATTCTTGCAGTTCCTCTGCTGGTGTACCTTGTTGGTCTCGACCCCCATCTCGCAGTAGGAACTTCTCTGGTAGCTGTTGGAATAACTGCCATCATCGGACTTCTCCTACATTTGAGACAAGGTAACGTACTATTTAAAATCGGCTTTGTAATGGCAATCCCAAGTATTCTTGGCATTTACATTGGGAGCTACTTAAACAAGGCTGTAGAAGGTCCGATCCTTTTAGTACTTTTCGCTTTTTTGATGATTGTGATGGGTATTAAAATGATGAAAGAGAGTGAAAACAAAGTTATCTCTCCAGATACAGATAAAGAAAAGACTGATTTTGGCCGTATTTTGGTACTTGGATTTGTTGTGGGTATTGCATCGGGATTTTTTGGTGTTGGAGGTGGATTTTTAATAGTTCCTGCTCTAACCATCGGTGCTGGTCTCAAAATGCACAAAGCAGTTGGAACGTCTTTATTTGTAATTGTCCTCAACGGCTTTGCTGGACTGATTAGTTATGAACTCCAAGGAAGACCAGTAGACATCCCTATAACACTTCTTTTCGTTATTGGAGGATTTGTTGGGAATTTTATTGGAACACATGTCGCTAACTCTCTTTCATGCAAAGAGTTAAAACGAGTTTTTGCTCTAATTGTTGTAATTGTAGCGTTTTACCTAATAGCAATTAATCTACCGAAGGTAATCTGA
- the pyk gene encoding pyruvate kinase: MRLPSHKTKIIATIGPASNSKRMIEKLIKAGMNVARINFAHGGFEQHAKTIEMIREVSERLNTRVAILGDLPGLKIRVGKLKNDAVILQRGQTVVLTTKEIEGDETTIPVECETFPKLVSKGEVIYLSDGYITLKVEDVHGDEVVCRVIVGGTLFSRKGINIPKINLPLEAITERDLEILEFALEHDVDAVGISFVGSAYDVMKVKRFAEKRGKQIFTIAKIERPDAVRNFDEILYAADGIMIARGDLGVEMPIEKLPIIQKKLINKANLIGKPVITATQMLVSMTTDKIPTRAEVTDVANAILDGTDAVMLSEETAIGKYPVEAVRMMARIAKTTEAYRESFGHTRMLEWKEKIPKKGTIKDAITRSIIEALGALDIKYILTPTRTGETARLISRFKPKQWILAFAADEKVCNSLMFSYGVYPFCVEDTTNEKELIQLIKDLGIVKTNDTVLLTSGKPIEKTVGTNTIKIFTIA, from the coding sequence ATGAGACTTCCATCACATAAGACAAAAATAATTGCAACAATAGGACCAGCTTCTAATTCGAAGAGGATGATTGAAAAGCTAATAAAAGCGGGAATGAATGTTGCGAGAATTAATTTTGCCCATGGAGGTTTCGAGCAGCATGCGAAGACAATTGAAATGATAAGGGAAGTATCCGAGAGACTAAATACTCGAGTTGCTATCCTTGGAGATTTACCTGGCTTAAAAATTAGAGTGGGCAAGCTCAAAAATGATGCCGTGATCCTACAGAGAGGACAAACTGTAGTGCTAACAACTAAAGAGATAGAGGGTGATGAGACAACAATTCCAGTAGAATGTGAAACGTTTCCAAAACTGGTCTCTAAAGGAGAAGTGATATACCTAAGCGATGGATACATTACTTTGAAAGTTGAAGATGTTCATGGAGATGAGGTAGTCTGTAGGGTAATTGTTGGAGGTACACTTTTCTCGAGGAAAGGTATCAATATCCCAAAGATCAATCTTCCACTTGAGGCGATCACTGAAAGGGATTTGGAAATTTTGGAATTTGCACTTGAGCATGATGTTGATGCAGTTGGAATTTCCTTTGTTGGCTCAGCTTATGATGTTATGAAAGTTAAAAGATTTGCCGAAAAGAGGGGGAAACAGATATTCACAATAGCAAAGATTGAGAGACCAGATGCTGTTAGAAACTTTGATGAGATACTGTATGCTGCAGATGGGATAATGATAGCACGTGGCGACTTAGGAGTTGAAATGCCAATAGAAAAGCTCCCAATAATCCAGAAGAAGCTTATAAACAAGGCAAATCTCATCGGAAAACCAGTTATAACTGCAACTCAAATGCTCGTGTCAATGACCACTGACAAAATTCCAACAAGGGCTGAAGTTACAGATGTTGCAAATGCCATTCTGGACGGAACTGATGCTGTCATGCTCTCTGAGGAGACGGCAATAGGTAAGTATCCTGTTGAAGCTGTAAGGATGATGGCAAGGATTGCGAAGACCACTGAAGCATACAGGGAATCTTTTGGACACACAAGAATGCTTGAATGGAAAGAGAAAATACCGAAGAAAGGTACAATAAAAGATGCCATAACGAGGAGTATAATTGAAGCACTTGGAGCTCTTGACATCAAATATATCTTAACTCCAACAAGAACTGGAGAGACTGCCAGACTAATCTCACGCTTTAAGCCAAAACAATGGATTTTAGCCTTTGCTGCTGACGAAAAAGTATGCAACAGTCTGATGTTTTCCTATGGAGTTTATCCATTCTGTGTTGAGGACACTACAAATGAAAAAGAGCTTATTCAGCTCATAAAAGACCTTGGAATTGTGAAGACTAACGACACTGTGCTTCTAACTTCAGGAAAGCCTATAGAAAAGACAGTGGGAACAAACACGATAAAGATTTTCACAATCGCTTAA
- a CDS encoding acetate--CoA ligase family protein, giving the protein MDRVAKAREIIEKAKAEGRPLVEPEAKEILKLYGIPTPDFKVARNEDEAVKFAREIGYPVVMKIVSPQIIHKSDAGGVKINIKNDDEAREAFRTIMENAKRYKPDADLWGVIIYKMLPLGKEVIVGMIRDPQFGPAVMFGLGGIFVEILKDVSFRVAPITKEEALEMIKEIKAYPILAGARGEKPVNIEALADIIVKVGELALELPEVKELDINPIFAYEDEAIAVDARMLL; this is encoded by the coding sequence ATGGATAGGGTTGCAAAAGCAAGGGAAATTATCGAAAAAGCCAAAGCTGAGGGCAGACCTCTTGTAGAACCAGAGGCTAAGGAGATTCTCAAGCTCTACGGCATTCCAACCCCAGATTTCAAGGTTGCAAGAAATGAGGATGAAGCTGTTAAGTTTGCAAGGGAAATCGGATATCCAGTCGTCATGAAAATTGTCTCACCACAGATTATACACAAGAGCGACGCTGGTGGTGTTAAGATCAACATCAAAAACGATGATGAAGCAAGAGAAGCCTTCAGAACAATTATGGAAAATGCAAAGAGATACAAGCCAGATGCAGACCTTTGGGGTGTCATAATCTATAAGATGCTTCCACTCGGAAAGGAAGTTATCGTTGGTATGATTAGGGATCCACAGTTTGGTCCAGCTGTCATGTTTGGTCTCGGTGGTATCTTCGTTGAGATTCTCAAAGATGTTAGCTTTAGAGTTGCTCCAATAACAAAGGAAGAAGCTCTTGAAATGATTAAAGAAATCAAGGCTTATCCAATTCTTGCCGGTGCAAGAGGAGAAAAACCAGTAAACATTGAGGCTTTGGCAGACATAATTGTCAAAGTTGGTGAATTAGCTCTCGAGCTCCCAGAGGTTAAAGAGCTTGACATCAACCCAATCTTTGCTTATGAAGATGAGGCAATCGCAGTTGACGCAAGAATGCTACTTTAA
- a CDS encoding DUF4139 domain-containing protein encodes MKKKILGGIFVAFLLLAMIVLHQTRAADESGTLVLYDSARIGVVEKTITLDLKKGFNEVPLEEIEGLNIEEITLKSLGDKVMILGIISQAYPTKGVFEANIGKTVTIKLKSGETITGKFLGYKDGKIAVQGDSYYLIEPEEVAYMKLTELGSKAKAQTYAIIQAEEDGKYKFKLIYRVQSIGWSSRYKLYLTNEALLYGYIVIDNPTNKTFEDFKVMLVSGEVNFYAPPQVVMERIYAMAEKTAAGLPEQPQKIEAFYLYNLGMLSVNAFEKKMIPYITQETSFEREYLYESYPYGGSNEIYEIISFKTEKVLPAGIVEIYKEMNDTTVLIGEQKIDHTAKGDILRLKLGRDVDLKGKTEILEQRRESDSTYYKVRITIENFGDETKEVIVRHYKWSGKILSSTVKPIDETAHYVEFKITVKPGEKKEIVFDYRV; translated from the coding sequence ATGAAAAAGAAAATTTTAGGTGGAATTTTTGTGGCTTTTTTGCTCTTGGCAATGATAGTACTTCATCAAACAAGGGCTGCAGATGAAAGCGGAACTTTGGTTCTCTACGATTCTGCCCGCATTGGAGTTGTTGAGAAAACAATTACCTTAGACCTCAAAAAGGGATTCAACGAAGTTCCTCTCGAAGAGATTGAAGGTTTGAATATCGAAGAAATTACTTTAAAGTCTTTGGGCGATAAAGTTATGATCTTGGGAATTATTTCGCAAGCATACCCAACCAAAGGAGTGTTTGAAGCAAACATTGGAAAAACTGTCACAATAAAGCTGAAGAGTGGTGAAACAATAACGGGAAAGTTTTTAGGCTACAAAGACGGCAAGATAGCAGTTCAGGGAGATTCTTACTATCTGATTGAGCCCGAGGAAGTTGCATATATGAAGCTCACTGAATTGGGAAGCAAAGCCAAAGCCCAAACTTATGCCATTATACAAGCTGAGGAAGATGGAAAGTATAAGTTCAAGCTGATTTACAGAGTTCAGTCGATCGGCTGGAGCTCAAGGTATAAGCTTTACCTAACCAACGAAGCCTTGCTCTACGGATACATAGTAATTGACAATCCTACAAACAAGACATTTGAAGACTTTAAAGTCATGCTCGTTTCGGGAGAAGTGAACTTCTATGCTCCTCCACAAGTCGTTATGGAGAGGATTTATGCGATGGCAGAAAAAACAGCCGCTGGACTTCCAGAGCAACCTCAAAAAATTGAAGCATTCTACCTTTACAATCTTGGAATGCTCAGTGTAAATGCCTTTGAAAAGAAGATGATACCTTACATTACCCAAGAGACATCTTTTGAAAGGGAGTATCTATACGAGAGCTATCCCTACGGTGGAAGTAATGAAATTTACGAGATTATCTCATTTAAGACTGAGAAAGTGCTTCCAGCTGGCATTGTAGAGATTTACAAAGAAATGAACGATACAACAGTTTTAATTGGCGAGCAGAAAATTGATCACACCGCTAAAGGTGATATATTGAGGCTTAAACTTGGAAGGGATGTTGATCTAAAAGGCAAGACAGAAATCCTCGAGCAGAGAAGAGAAAGCGATTCAACGTACTACAAAGTGAGAATTACAATTGAGAATTTTGGAGACGAGACGAAAGAAGTTATTGTCAGGCATTACAAGTGGAGCGGCAAAATATTGAGCTCTACAGTAAAGCCAATAGATGAAACAGCACACTATGTGGAGTTTAAGATAACCGTAAAGCCAGGAGAAAAGAAGGAAATAGTGTTCGACTATAGAGTTTAA
- a CDS encoding SWIM zinc finger family protein, producing the protein MDNAKKKGEQYFKKGKVLWVLKYKDRLYGKVLGTYPYYVEVSIKSGKSRCTCPIGRDCKHVFAVLEAFENGEYFKTSSPLVELSSQAVVDEIIFENPDIGKPIILKELIYYVNHDESGSEVARLFRKAFALLKMEFSEEFYESLLIQFGEFKKVFYDYELTEELERELEELKKFTSNNLASSSP; encoded by the coding sequence ATGGACAATGCGAAAAAGAAGGGAGAGCAGTATTTCAAAAAGGGCAAGGTTCTGTGGGTGCTGAAGTATAAAGACAGGCTCTATGGAAAGGTTCTTGGAACTTATCCGTATTACGTTGAGGTTAGCATAAAAAGTGGAAAAAGCAGATGCACTTGTCCTATTGGGAGAGATTGCAAGCATGTATTTGCTGTGCTGGAGGCTTTTGAGAACGGAGAATATTTTAAGACATCAAGCCCTTTAGTAGAGCTTTCGTCGCAAGCTGTTGTGGATGAGATTATTTTTGAAAATCCTGATATTGGAAAGCCCATTATCTTAAAGGAGCTAATCTATTATGTGAATCACGACGAAAGCGGGAGTGAAGTCGCAAGGCTATTCAGGAAAGCTTTTGCTCTGCTAAAGATGGAGTTTTCAGAGGAATTTTATGAATCCTTGCTCATACAGTTTGGAGAATTTAAGAAAGTTTTTTATGATTATGAGCTCACCGAGGAGCTTGAGAGAGAGCTTGAAGAACTGAAAAAATTTACGTCAAATAATCTAGCAAGCTCTTCGCCTTAA
- the rgy gene encoding reverse gyrase, translating into MKAIYREMCPNCEDRISDERLYKKHPCNVCLDEEIQAEVYFDLITGIREALKLKGALKHWEEIYKLEKKLREIEELFEKATGFNFWSAQKTWVKRLIKNKSFSIIAPTGMGKSVFGSFMALYYAKKKKKSYIVLPTTPLVVQTIKRVKTFAERAGVEINLAYYHGGMKKKEKEEMTEKIMNGDFDILITSAQWLARNFDEMLKDKRFDFIFVDDVDAFLKASKNIDRSLILLGFTEEIIQKAWEIIRLKKQMAKFLNGNSPDKQEQLNELNKQINKLEREIRKFKRENKIGVLIVASATGSARGDRIKLYRELLDFEVGSGRSALRNVVDSYLFPEKPIEEHVEELLAKLGKGGLIFVPIDQGIGYAEKLTQYLQEKGFKVELVSARNKKGLEKFENGEIDYLVGVATYYGTIVRGLDLPHLIRYAIFTGVPKFRFSLDLEQPTIYRVLGLMSEVMEFLNEEDRREGERLYARLRRLIRNIPQFELMKIEEALAEGLPLEGFHSHVLEVFKQSVEFLRRVLKKEEVLKRIEEDPFVSLKEEEGKWYIEIPDVRTYIQASGRTSRLFAGGITKGLSIIIVDNEKVFNGLKRQMRWRFAEFEMKPFEELNLEELLREIDADREKVKLILAGKISEKTRDLVKSALMIVESPNKARTIASFFGQPSKRRIGDLVAYEISIGDRMLTILASGGHMFDLVTTEGYHGVLIEERNGKLYFIPVYDTIKRCRDCGHQFVDWEEKGVCPRCGSRNVRDALENVIAMREIAQEVDEILIGTDPDVEGEKIAWDIRNVLSPYTPNIKRIEFHEVTRPAILKALNEARDVNEFRVNAQLVRRIEDRWIGFELSQKLWEVFESRNLSAGRVQTPVLGWVIQRYKEFVESETDFMALTLENGLSVTLEGVKEEVNEVIIEDVQIEEKEINPFPPYTTDTMLQDASRFLGFSAPHTMQLAQDLFELGLITYHRTDSTHVSNTGIEVAKEYISEEIGEEYFAPRKWGEEGAHECIRPTRPIDTGRLMQLLRDGIITLARGLTRDHFRLYDMIFRRFMASQMKAAKVLYEKAVIDAKVTKTEIEGYIEIIFDGWTRLRAPPLRQLPKLEKGQKLKVLEVKKWRAPKVSLYTQGDLIALMKERKIGRPSTYAKIVKTLLDRHYVIETKGRKKLVPTELGTKVYHYLISKYKELVSEERTRQLEELMDLVEENKADYQEVLNNMYTEIKQYILK; encoded by the coding sequence ATGAAGGCGATTTATAGAGAAATGTGCCCAAACTGTGAGGATAGAATTAGTGATGAGCGCTTGTACAAGAAACATCCGTGTAATGTTTGTCTCGATGAGGAAATTCAAGCTGAGGTTTACTTTGATTTGATAACAGGCATTAGAGAAGCTCTTAAGCTGAAGGGAGCTTTAAAGCACTGGGAAGAGATTTACAAGCTTGAGAAGAAGCTGAGGGAAATTGAAGAGCTCTTTGAGAAAGCCACAGGTTTCAACTTCTGGAGCGCACAAAAAACTTGGGTAAAGAGACTAATTAAAAACAAGAGCTTTTCCATAATAGCCCCTACAGGTATGGGTAAGAGTGTTTTTGGCTCATTCATGGCATTGTATTATGCTAAAAAGAAAAAGAAGAGTTACATAGTCTTACCAACAACACCACTTGTAGTACAGACCATTAAGAGGGTAAAGACATTTGCAGAAAGAGCCGGCGTTGAAATCAATCTTGCTTATTACCACGGTGGCATGAAGAAGAAGGAAAAAGAGGAGATGACTGAAAAAATAATGAATGGAGATTTTGATATTCTCATAACTTCAGCTCAATGGCTTGCGAGGAATTTTGACGAGATGCTCAAGGATAAGAGATTTGACTTCATTTTTGTTGATGATGTTGACGCATTTTTGAAAGCCTCAAAGAACATTGATCGCTCCCTTATTCTGCTCGGCTTTACAGAAGAGATAATCCAGAAGGCTTGGGAAATTATAAGGCTGAAGAAGCAGATGGCAAAGTTCCTCAACGGCAACAGTCCAGACAAGCAAGAGCAGCTCAATGAACTCAACAAGCAGATTAACAAGCTTGAGAGAGAAATAAGAAAATTCAAGCGTGAGAATAAAATTGGAGTATTGATTGTGGCTTCAGCAACTGGAAGCGCAAGGGGAGATAGAATAAAGCTCTACCGTGAGCTTTTGGACTTCGAAGTGGGAAGCGGAAGGTCAGCGTTGAGAAACGTTGTTGACAGCTATCTCTTCCCAGAGAAGCCAATTGAGGAACATGTTGAAGAGCTTTTGGCAAAACTCGGTAAGGGAGGATTAATTTTTGTTCCAATTGATCAAGGAATCGGCTATGCTGAGAAGCTTACACAATACCTCCAAGAGAAAGGCTTCAAGGTTGAGCTTGTCTCTGCAAGGAATAAGAAAGGTTTAGAAAAGTTCGAAAACGGAGAAATTGACTATTTGGTTGGTGTTGCAACCTATTATGGAACCATAGTTAGAGGATTAGACTTGCCGCACTTAATTAGATACGCAATCTTTACAGGTGTGCCAAAATTTAGGTTTAGCCTTGATTTAGAGCAGCCCACAATTTACAGAGTTTTAGGATTGATGAGTGAAGTTATGGAGTTCCTCAATGAAGAAGATAGACGAGAAGGCGAGAGGCTTTATGCTCGCTTAAGACGTTTGATTAGAAACATTCCACAGTTTGAATTGATGAAAATTGAAGAGGCATTGGCTGAAGGTCTGCCGTTAGAAGGATTCCACAGCCATGTCCTTGAAGTGTTCAAACAGAGCGTTGAGTTCTTGAGGAGAGTTCTAAAGAAAGAAGAAGTGCTCAAACGTATAGAAGAAGACCCATTCGTCAGCCTCAAGGAAGAGGAAGGAAAATGGTACATTGAGATTCCAGATGTTAGGACTTACATCCAGGCTAGCGGAAGAACTTCACGTCTCTTCGCTGGTGGAATTACAAAGGGTCTGAGCATAATAATAGTTGATAACGAAAAGGTCTTCAACGGTTTGAAGAGACAGATGAGATGGCGCTTTGCAGAGTTCGAAATGAAGCCATTTGAGGAGCTTAACCTTGAGGAACTTTTGAGGGAGATCGACGCTGATAGAGAAAAAGTCAAGCTAATTCTTGCTGGAAAGATAAGTGAAAAAACCAGAGATTTGGTTAAGTCTGCCCTAATGATAGTTGAATCTCCAAACAAAGCTAGAACAATAGCCAGCTTCTTTGGACAGCCAAGCAAGAGAAGGATTGGCGACTTGGTGGCATATGAAATCAGCATAGGCGACAGGATGCTGACGATTCTGGCAAGCGGCGGGCATATGTTCGACCTCGTTACAACGGAAGGTTATCACGGCGTCCTCATAGAGGAAAGGAACGGAAAGCTCTACTTCATCCCAGTCTATGACACAATAAAACGCTGTAGAGACTGTGGTCATCAGTTCGTTGACTGGGAAGAGAAAGGAGTCTGCCCGAGATGCGGCTCAAGGAATGTTAGAGATGCTCTGGAGAATGTAATTGCAATGCGTGAGATAGCCCAGGAAGTTGATGAAATTCTCATAGGAACCGACCCAGATGTCGAGGGAGAAAAGATTGCATGGGACATTAGGAATGTCCTAAGTCCCTACACTCCAAACATCAAGCGCATTGAGTTCCACGAAGTTACAAGGCCAGCCATATTAAAAGCTCTGAATGAAGCAAGAGACGTTAATGAGTTCAGGGTCAATGCCCAACTAGTGAGGAGAATCGAGGACAGATGGATTGGATTCGAGCTCAGCCAAAAGCTGTGGGAGGTCTTTGAGAGCAGAAACTTATCAGCTGGTAGAGTTCAAACGCCAGTTCTTGGATGGGTAATACAGAGATACAAGGAATTCGTCGAGAGCGAGACGGATTTCATGGCATTGACTTTGGAGAACGGCTTAAGCGTAACCCTTGAAGGGGTCAAAGAGGAAGTTAACGAGGTAATCATTGAAGACGTTCAAATTGAGGAGAAGGAAATCAACCCGTTCCCACCGTATACCACAGATACAATGCTCCAAGATGCCTCAAGGTTTTTAGGATTCTCTGCTCCTCATACAATGCAGTTAGCACAGGATCTTTTCGAGCTCGGTCTTATCACTTATCACAGAACTGATTCAACTCACGTCAGCAATACGGGTATCGAAGTTGCGAAGGAATACATTAGCGAAGAAATTGGAGAGGAATACTTTGCTCCAAGAAAGTGGGGTGAAGAGGGAGCACACGAATGTATAAGACCCACAAGACCAATTGACACCGGAAGATTAATGCAACTGCTGAGAGATGGGATCATTACCCTTGCAAGGGGACTCACAAGAGATCACTTCAGGCTTTATGATATGATATTCAGACGCTTCATGGCATCGCAGATGAAAGCTGCAAAAGTTCTCTATGAAAAAGCGGTGATTGATGCAAAAGTTACTAAGACTGAGATTGAGGGATACATTGAAATAATCTTTGATGGCTGGACTAGGTTAAGGGCACCCCCATTAAGACAGTTGCCAAAGCTTGAGAAAGGACAGAAGCTCAAAGTCCTTGAGGTTAAGAAATGGAGAGCACCGAAAGTTTCCCTTTACACTCAGGGTGATTTGATTGCTCTTATGAAAGAGCGCAAGATTGGAAGACCATCCACATATGCAAAGATTGTTAAGACACTCTTAGACAGACACTATGTCATTGAGACAAAAGGAAGAAAGAAGCTAGTTCCAACAGAGCTTGGGACTAAAGTCTACCACTACCTTATAAGCAAATACAAAGAGCTTGTGAGTGAGGAAAGAACAAGGCAGCTTGAAGAGCTTATGGACTTGGTAGAGGAAAACAAAGCAGACTATCAAGAAGTGCTGAATAACATGTATACAGAGATTAAACAATATATTTTGAAGTGA